From the Syngnathus acus unplaced genomic scaffold, fSynAcu1.2, whole genome shotgun sequence genome, one window contains:
- the LOC119118900 gene encoding piggyBac transposable element-derived protein 3-like, whose protein sequence is MEVFDAIEDEDAVVDKIFIAPPVVSFESDEDTGEEDCGGTFNNLSGRQLSAPAVVVLADGRVIGDDDDGDTEEEEEPQQASTSKKRSQKDALDYNWTNSKTRLTKFPDARPLAVPTILVGKSAVQKLDFFLSDVYPHLVRETIKYAAVTDSNFQLTIGELKRVVGILLLSGYHQLPSRRHYWNTDEDLHCALVAGAMSRNRFEEIIRYIHCADNTRQNSSDQMTKLRPMMDILNARFGEAYPMDCNLDLDEAMIEYFGRHGCKQAIRNKPVRFGYKAWCLNSGTNGFLLHFDIYQGASVDASEVERKFGKGGGTLLRLLDNLPDAVRALPLRIYIDNYFTGLPLVAELRRRGYACTGTIRENRIPRSCPITDQKAMKRKPRGAVSVVYDTANKIALTRWKDNAVVTIASTLTAEHPLQKVSRWSRQEKKKVAVDQPFVVQLYNRSMGGTDRADQSIELYRINMRRKKWWWPIFTWMLDAAVFNAWVLHRLDEHGGMSLLEFRREVARTLVAAPGATRARRSGRPRVCAVADDSRFDTVEHWPEVAAQGRKCALPTCKSRPSSACSKCRVALCTVKCFRAYRQPE, encoded by the coding sequence ATGGAGGTCTTCGATGCAATCGAAGATGAGGACGCAGTTGTGGATAAAATCTTTATTGCTCCACCCGTGGTCAGTTTCGAGTCTGACGAAGACACGGGCGAGGAAGACTGCGGAGGAACGTTCAATAATCTCTCGGGACGGCAGCTTAGCGCTCCCGCCGTGGTGGTCCTCGCCGACGGACGTGTGAtcggagatgatgatgatggcgacactgaggaagaagaggagccccAACAGGCCTCCACCTCAAAGAAACGCTCGCAGAAAGATGCGTTGGACTACAATTGGACCAACAGTAAAACGCGCCTGACAAAATTCCCGGACGCCAGGCCTCTCGCCGTCCCCACAATTTTGGTTGGAAAGAGCGCAGTTCAGAAGCTGGACTTCTTCCTTTCCGATGTATATCCTCACCTTGTTCGCGAGACCATCAAGTATGCGGCGGTGACTGACTCCAACTTCCAGCTCACCATCGGAGAATTGAAGCGCGTGGTGGGGATCTTGCTGCTCTCGGGTTACCACCAGCTCCCCAGTCGCCGACACTACTGGAACACAGATGAAGATCTCCATTGCGCCCTCGTCGCTGGGGCCATGTCACGCAACAGGTTCGAGGAGATCATCCGCTACATTCACTGTGCCGACAACACGCGCCAGAACAGCAGCGACCAGATGACAAAGCTGCGTCCCATGATGGACATCCTCAACGCTCGGTTCGGGGAGGCGTATCCAATGGACTGCAATCTTGATCTGGACGAGGCAATGATTGAATACTTTGGAAGACACGGATGCAAGCAAGCAATCCGAAACAAGCCGGTGCGGTTCGGCTACAAGGCCTGGTGCCTGAACAGTGGGACCAACGGCTTCCTGCTCCACTTCGACATCTACCAGGGGGCGAGTGTAGATGCCTCTGAAGTGGAACGCAAGTTCGGCAAGGGCGGTGGCACGCTCCTTCGACTTCTGGACAACCTCCCCGATGCTGTGCGTGCACTTCCGCTACGCATCTACATAGACAACTACTTCACCGGCCTCCCGCTAGTTGCAGAGCTGCGCAGGCGGGGCTACGCTTGCACGGGGACGATCCGAGAAAACCGCATCCCGCGCTCTTGCCCGATCACAGATCAGAAGGCTATGAAGAGGAAGCCGCGTGGTGCCGTGTCTGTCGTGTACGACACGGCAAACAAGATTGCGCTCACTCGGTGGAAGGATAACGCCGTGGTCACCATCGCCTCCACCCTCACCGCTGAGCATCCTCTGCAGAAGGTGTCACGCTGGTCAaggcaggagaagaagaaggtggcAGTGGACCAGCCATTTGTTGTCCAGCTGTACAACCGCAGCATGGGCGGCACGGACCGCGCCGACCAGAGCATCGAGCTCTACCGCATCAACATGCGCCGGAAGAAGTGGTGGTGGCCGATATTCACCTGGATGCTGGACGCGGCCGTCTTCAATGCATGGGTGCTGCACCGGCTGGATGAGCACGGCGGGATGTCTCTGCTGGAGTTCCGACGCGAGGTGGCCCGAACTCTGGTTGCAGCACCAGGCGCCACTCGAGCTCGGAGATCGGGCAGACCGCGCGTGTGCGCAGTTGCCGATGACTCCCGCTTCGACACCGTGGAGCACTGGCCGGAAGTGGCGGCGCAAGGCCGAAAGTGCGCACTGCCGACTTGCAAGTCGCGTCCGTCCAGTGCGTGCTCCAAGTGCCGCGTGGCACTGTGCACTGTGAAGTGTTTCCGTGCTTACCGCCAGCCGGAATAA